One window of Macrobrachium rosenbergii isolate ZJJX-2024 chromosome 38, ASM4041242v1, whole genome shotgun sequence genomic DNA carries:
- the LOC136825555 gene encoding tigger transposable element-derived protein 1-like produces the protein MEVKYDVIKRSEKGESNAEIGRALGLSRTTVVTIVKDKQRILKHAQEAAPMKATVINVKQRSQNVVEMEKLLLIWLEDQNQRRVPVSLSVIQEKARELHAAVVKKSGEGSASEEFSASRGWFNRFKGSANLHNVKLQDNAPGHPANLSNMHPNVKVVYLPPNTTSLIQPMDQGVIANFKVYYLRRTIRAALRAVEGNKEWTLKDFWKGYNIADAVTNIARAWDEIKVTTLNGAWKKLCPQFVNSFEGQADVEAVTRKIVGLTFEGEDPNIARFERIRRGMLDLTTCYKETLKEKQLKKKVQSRLDSFFMKKSPAPPATPSLEVTPNPDSPEPLPNYDSEPEPEPVPVVTSPAAFPAPSDLFGSDDSPDSPEEFQGFEATGPPVSSPTSSYPYVTASSWPNSADLIPSPAPSDCPAPLLELPHPCLHLLKITEIRIPLNHEATPFFQG, from the exons ATGGAAGTCAAGTACGACGTAATTAAGCGTTCGGAGAAGGGTGAGAGTAACGCCGAGATAGGCCGTGCCTTGGGCCTTAGTAGAACGACGGTTGTTaccatagtgaaggacaagcagcgtATTCTGAAACATGCGCAAGAGGCTGCACCAATGAAGGCAACGGTGATTAACGTGAAGCAACGTAGCCAGAACGtagtggagatggagaagttattgttgatctggctggaagaccagaaccaacggcgtgttccagtgagcctgagtgtgattcaagaaaaggctagggagctgcatgcGGCAGTGGTGAAGAAGAGTGGGGAAGgcagtgctagtgaagaattttccgcCAGTAGAGGTTGGTTTAATCGCTTCAAGGGTAgtgcaaatttgcacaatgtgaagttgcaag acaatgcccctggtcacccggCTAATCTCAGTAATATGCACCCTAATGTGAAGGTggtgtatctaccaccaaatactacatccctcatacagccgatggaccagggagtcattgctaacttcaaggtTTACTACCTGAGGAGGACAATACGCGCTGCTTTACGGGCCGTTGAAGGTAACAAGGAGTGGACTCTGAAAGATTTTTGGAAGGGCTACaacattgcagatgctgtgaCGAACATTGCACGTGCTTGGGACGAAATAAAAGTGACGACTCTGAATGGTGCctggaagaaactgtgtccgcAGTTTGTGAATAGTTTTGAGGGGCAGGCAGATGTTGAGgctgtgacaaggaaaattgttgggctaa catttgagggtGAGGACCCTAACATTGCCAGGTTTGAGAGGATTCGCAGAGGGATGCTGGATCTTACTACATGCTACAAGGAGACACTGAaggagaagcagctgaagaagaaagtgcagtctAGGCTAGACTCTTTCTTCATGAAGAAGTCTCcagcaccacctgccactcctagtttag aagtgactCCTAATCCAGATTCCCCAGAACCTCTACCCAACTATGATTCAGAACCTGAGCCTGAACCTGTACCTGTAGTAACCTCCCCAGCAGCTTTTCCAGCtccatcag atctctttggtagtgatgacagtcctgactcccctgaagaattccagggttttgAAGCTACGGGACCTCCTGTCTCCTCTCCAACTTCATCAT atccaTATGTTACAGCCTCCTCCTGGCCCAACTCAGCTGACCTTATCCCCTCTCCAGCCccatcag actgcccagcacctttACTAGAGCTCCCTCACCCTTgcctccatcttctaaaaatcactgaaattag aatcccccTGAATCATGAGGCCACACCATTTTTCCAAGGTTAA